The Hyalangium gracile genomic sequence CCCCCCCTGCGCCATGGCGCAGGGGATTGGCGTGCCACTGTCTCTCCCGGGCCCTCACGCCGTATTTCGACGGTCTGCTTGTCATACCAGTTCGCAACAAGTCCGGACGGCAGGGAGGCCCCACCTGTCCCGCGCCCCATTAGACGAGCAGGTCCTCCGCCGTCAGCTCCAGCACCTGGGTGCCCGTGAGCGCCTCGGTGCGCCGCAGCCGCTGCTCGGAGAGCTCCGAGACGAGCACCAGGATCTGCGGGTGCGTGAGGATGAGCGCGTCGAAGTCCTCTCGTGGCAGGCGCAGCAGCGACGTGCGCCGGATGGCCATCACCGTCGCCGTGGCCGGCGTCTTCGACAGCAGGGAGATCTCCCCGAACAGCTCGCCCTCCCTCATCCGGGAGAGCACCTGGTCACCCTTGCGGGCCTCCACCTCGCCGGAGAGGACCACGTAGAGCCCGTCCGTCCGGTCGCCCTCGCGAACGATGATCTCGTTGCGCTTCACCTCGCGGGCGCGGAACTTCTCCACCAGCACGCGCCGATCCTTGCGCCCGAACGGCTCGAACAGCGCCGAGGTGCTCATGACGTTGGACAGCATGCGCTCGCGGCAGAACTTCTTGAGCGCCCGGGCCACCTGCGGATGCTGCCGCGACAGCTCCGCCAGCACCGGGGCTGAGATCTCCAGCAACTGCGTGTCCTCCGTCGTGCTCTCCACCGAGGCCATGCGCGGCGCTCCGGACAAGAGCGCCATCTCCCCGAAGAAGGCCCCGCTGCCCAGCGTCGCCAGCTCCTTGCGCTGCGAGCCCTCGTGCCGGAAGACGTGAACGCTGCCCTCGCAGATGACGTAGAAGGCGTTGCCGTGGCTGCCCTGCTCGAAGACGCGCTGGCCCTGCGAGAAGCGGCGCAGCGGGCAGCGCTCGAACAGCTCGATGAAGGCGTCCTGGGGCAGATCCGAGAAGAGCGGGATGTTCGGCAGCGCTCCCGCCGCGGGCGCCTCGGCGCTCACCTCTTCCGTCAGGCTGAGGATGTCCTCGTCCTCCACGTGGGTGCCGTCGGCCGAGTGCGCCGCGCGCTGTTTCACTCCGGAGATCGCCGCCGCCTCCACGGCGTGCAGCAGCGTGTCTCCTTCCGGATCCGGCTCCGTGAAGGCAGTCGACACGGGCGGTTGACTGGATGCCACTACCGCCGATCGCCCCGGTGAAGGCGTCACGGCCATGTCCGGCATTCCAGGCTCTGACGGCCGGCGCGGCCTAAGCCCGGGCGGCGCCGAGCCAGCGGGCGTTGCTGCGGCGGGAGCGGGAGCAACAGGAGTGGGCGCCGCGGGCGATGACGCAGCGGGAGGGGGCGCGCTGGAGACTGGCGCCGCAGCCACGGGAGCCGATTCCTTCGCGGCGGTAGCGACCGGGAACAGGGGCTCGCTCAGGGCAGCCCAGGCGAGCTTCTTCACCCCCCGACCCAGATCCACCTCGAGCGACGTCTCATCCGCCGACGCCACCATGTTTGCCTGAACGGGCGCTGCCTCCACGGGCGCGGGGGCGGGAGCCGCGCGCGGCGGCTCCGTCGGGACAGCGGGGACAGAGACGGAGGGACGCTGCGGGGTGCTTCGAGGAGAGAGCCCCGGGGGCCTGGCACTGACCGAGGGTGCCGGAGGTTCGGGCGCTCGAGGCGGTGGCGGGCCCTGCGTCGCGGCGGGCGTAGGATCCGGAGCCGGCGGGAAAGCTTGAACCGGCTCGCTCGCCGCTGGCTCGGACGTGACCGGCGCAGGCGGCACCTCCGGGGCCGGAGACGGTGCCGGCCGAGGGCGGACCAGAAGCTCGGTGATCGGGATGGGCACCGGATCGAGCGGAGGCGACGACACCTCGGGTGCCTGCGGCGGCGGCTGAGCCTGCACGGGCGCCGGAGCCGGGGCAGCGGGCGCCTCGGGTGGGTGCGCCATGGGCACGCCCTGAACGACGGCGAGCTCCTCGTCGGGCGGTTCCTCGACCGCCGCGGCCCGCGCTACCGGGGGAGACTCCGGAATCTCCAGCGGCGCATGGAGCGGAATCTCCATATCCTCCTCGGGCAGCTCCAGCGGCGCCACGGATGGGCCCATCGAGACGCCCATGTTCTCGGTGAAAGCAGGAAGCTCCACCCGACGCGCGGGCTTGGAAGGACGTTGAGATGCGCCGTCGTCTCCAGCGCTCTTGCGCGCGTAGAGGTCCGCCAGCATCCGCTGCACGCCCTTGTGGGCGGGATCCAGCTCGAGGATCAGCTTGCTGGCGGCGATCGCTCGCGGGAGGAAGCCCTCGCGCGCAAAGCCCGTGGCGGCGAGCTGGTAGGCCGAGACGGCGCGGTCCTTCTGGCCGGCCTTGGCCCAGGCATCCCCCATGCGCAGGCGGGCCTGGTAGTCCTTCGGCTCCGCCTTGCAGTACTCCTCGTAGATTTCCGCGGCTTTGGAGAAGCGGCCCTTGGCAAAGGCCTCGGTGGCCTTGTCCCTGAGCTTGCGCATCTCCATATCAGTGAGCCCCCTCCGCGACGGTGCCCGTCTTCGCCAGCGCGGCGCTGGCAGCCTCGCGCACCCGCCGATAATAGTCGCTCTTGAGCGCGTCGAGCGCCTCGGACTGGGCGTTGGTGCCGATCTTCTGCAGCGCCGTCACCGCGGCGGCGCGGACCTCCGGAAGGTCGTGGTACAGGTCCTTCGCCACCACCTCCGCGGCCTTGGTGTCGCCAATCTCCCCGAGCGCCAGGAGCACCTCCCGCCGAGCCACGCTCGCGGGATCATCCAGCACCTTGGAGAGCGTCTCCACCGCGTCCTTGGCCTTGATCCGGCCGAGGATGTTGGCCGCCAGCACCGCCTCCGCCCCACCCTGGCGCACCACCTCCTGCAGCGCCGACGAGGCCGAGGCAGGCGCCCCGGACTGCGCCAGCGCCTCCAGCAGCACCAGCTTCTCGCTGGAGAACTGCGGCAGCAACGACACCAGCGCGTTCTGGCCGTTCTCGCCCTGCTCCGCCAGCGCCTGGGCCAGGGCCGTCTGGAGATCCCGCTCGGCCTCGAACATGCCGCCCTTGGCGGCCTCGACACCCTCGGGCCCCATCCGCGCCAGCCCCACCAGGGCCGCGGTGCGCAGCGTCACGCTGGCGTCCCCCGCGTAGCCCTTGAGCAGCGCGAGCGCCCCCTCGGCCTTCACCGCCCCCAGCGCCCGCAGCACGGCTGCGAGCGGCTCGAGGCTCAGCGGCTCCACGTCATCGGAGAGCTCCGAGGGCACGCGCGGCTGGACCACCACCCGGCCGGCCTCGCGGGCACGCTGGGCGTTGAGCGCCCGGACGCGATCCATCAGATGGTTCTGCTTGGCGGCCCGCGCCTCCTCCTGGGCGGAGTGCGGGTGGCTCGGAGTCTCGGAAGGCGCAGAGGGATCGAACCCCGCGCCATAGGTCTGCGGCAGGGCCGTGGGAATCCAGTCCTGGCGCGGCGCCTCGATGGCCTTGAGCTCCTGCTCATACAGCTTCTGCAGCGCCGGCGCGGCCGACACATCGCCGATGGCCCCCACCGCCTCCACCGCGAGCATGCGCTGCGCGGCATCCGCCGACGCGAGCAGCGGCAGCACCCTGGGCAGCGTGGCCTTGGCCGTGGGGCCCAGGCCGATGATGGCCTGCAGGGCACCCTCGATGCCCGCCGGGCGGGAGAGCCGCTCGTTGATGGGATCCAGCGGGCACCCACCTCGCGAGCGCATGTCGCGGGCCGCAGAGATGGCCTCCCGGCGTGCGCCCTCCAAGGCGATGGCGCACAGGGCCGCGTCGGTCTCCGGCGAGCGAGGCAGCGAGGCGATGGCGTCCTTGGCCAGCCCGCTCACGACGCTCTTCTCCACCGCCACGGCCTGCAGGCGCGGGACCGCGGTCGGATCCTGAAGCTTGCGCAGCGCGTTGATGGAGGCCTCGCGCAGCTCGGGGAAGCTCTCATCGAGCAGCAGCGCGATGGCGGGCACCGCGCGCCGGTCTCCCGCATCCCCCAGGCCACGGACGGCGGCGGCGGCCATGACGACCTGGCTGTCCCGCACGAGCGGCATCAGCCGGTTGATGGCCTCCGGGCGCCCGCTCTTGCCGAGCTCCTCGGCGGCGCCGACGCGCTCCGGCAGCGTGCCCTCGTTGAGCGCGAGCAGGTTGCGCTCCCAGATGGCCTTGGACTCGGCGGCCACCACCTGGGCCATGGCGCCGGGCACGTTGGCGGACTTGAGCGCCTGGACGATGACCTGGCGCGTCTTCCGGCCTCGGCGGCCGTACTGCAGGGTGAGGTATGCCTTGGCCTTGTCGTTCTTGACCTTGGCGAGCGCCATCGCGGCGCGGCCCTGGACATCCTCCACGGGGTCCTCGAGCAGCTCGCCCAGCAGGTCCACCACCCGCGCGTCCTGGCTCTCGCCGAGCGCCGCGGCAGCCTCGCCCCGGACGATGGCGGCGACATCCTTGGCGGCGCGAGAGAAGAGGACCAGATCCTCCGCATTGCCCTGCTTCGCCAGCGCCTTCACCGCCTGGGCGCGGACCTCCGGGCGGGGGCTCTGGAGGTCAGCGAGGAGCTGATCGCGATTGCCCTGACACCCCGCCAGCAGCAGCAGGGTCAGGACGACGACAAGGGGGCGCACGCCGGTTCTCATCGCACTCCGAGAAAAGGAAGACGGTGGATGGCGAACGCTTATATCAGCCCCTCTGGAAAGAACTCAGCCGCGACGGAAGGCGGCCACCCCGCGGCGCGTCACCGGGGGCGACGCGGACCGCCAGGCTTGCGAGGGCCCCGACCTCCGCCCGGCCCTGGGCGGCGGGAGTCCCAGTCGGCGCCCGGCTCACGCCGCTTCTGCTTGCGCCAGTCGACGAAGCCTCCGCCGCCCTCTCCTTCACCCTCCGGGCGAGCGCTCCGGCGCTCCGGCCGCGCGTCTCCACCCGCTCGGGGCGTCCGGCCAAAGGCTCCGGTTCCCCGGCTGCGGGGCCCCGGCGCGGCTCCTTCTCCGCGAGGGCTCCAGGACTTCCGGGCGGGACGATCTCCGCCCTCCCCTCGGGGCTTCCACTCCTTGCGAGCCGGACGATCACCCTCGTCCCGAGGCTTCCACTCGCGACGCTCGGGACGGCCCGCCCCCTCGCCACGAGGCTTCCACTCGCGGCGCTCGGGGCGGCCTGCCCCTTCGCCACGCGGTTTCCACTCGCGGCGCTCAGGACGGGCGCCCGCCTCTCCTCGGGGCTTCCACTCCTTGCGAGCCGGACGATCACCCTCGCCACGCGGTTTCCACTCGCGGCGCTCGGGACGGTCGCCCGCCTCTCCTCGGGGCTTCCACTCCTTGCGAGCCGGACGCTCACCCTCGCCACGCGGCTTCCACTCGCGGCGCTCGGGACGCCCCGCCCCCTCGCCACGCGGCTTCCACTCACGGCGCTCGGAGCGCTCACCCTCGGCGCGAGGCTTCCACTCCTTGCGAGCAGGACGGTCGCCCCCGTCCCGGGACTTCCACTCCTTGCGGGCAGGACGCTCACCCTCGGCGCGGGGCTTCCACTCCTTGCGAGCAGGACGCTCACCCTCGGCGCGGGGCTTCCACTCCTTGCGGGCAGGACGCTCACCCTCGGCGCGGGGCTTCCACTCCCGGCGCTGGGGCCGCTCCCCGTCCTCGCCGCGCGGCTTCCACTCCTTGCGCTGCGGACGATCGCCTCCCTCCGTGCGCCCACGGCCAAAGCGCGCCAGCCCGGTGCCACCCTCGCTCCGGCCCTTGCCCGCCGCACGCGCGGGACGCCCCGCCGCGGCCGGCCGCATCCCCTCGGGAACCTCCTGCGCCCGAGGCAGCTTCACCACCACGGGCTCGGGCCGCTCGACCTCCGGCTCGAAGTCCTCGCCACCGTCATCCGCCTCCATGAAGCCGGGCGCGGACCGCCCATGGCGCCGCGGCGGCAGGCCAATCGCGCCCTCGGGCGGAGCCATCCGCGCCTCGGCCACGTCCTGCAGCAGGCGCACCTCGGAGTTCGTCAGCGGACGCAGCTCTCCGGGCCGCAGCCCGCCCACGCCCACGCCCGCATAGGCCGGGCGGTACAGGCGCACCACCGGGTGCCCCACCGCCGCGCACAGGCGCTTGATGAGGTGAGGCCGGCCCTCGGCGACGACGATCTTCAGCCACGTGTTGCGCTCGGCCTGCTCGAACACCTCCACCGAGAGCGGCGTGGCCATGCCGTCCTCGAGCCGCACGCCCCCGCGCAGCTTCTCCAGCGTGGCCGTGTCCGGCGAGCCCTTCACCTTGGCCAGGTACGTGCGCGGCACCTGGAAGCTGGGGTGCGTGAGCTTGTGGGCCAGCGCCCCATCGTCCGTGAAGAGCAGCGCGCCCTCGGCGTCGTAGTCCAGCCGGCCCACGGGGAACAGGCGCTTGCCCGCCTCCTCCACGTAGCTGGCGACCGTGGGGCGCCCCTGCGGATCCGACAGCGTCGTCACCACTCCCGCCGGCTTGTAGAGCAGGTAGTAGGACGTGTTCTCCGGCGGCGTGACGAGCTTGCCGTCCACCATCACCAGGTCCGTACCGGGCTCCACCCGGCTGCCCAGCTCCGTCACCGTCTCGTTGTTCACCTTCACCCGACCCGCGGTGATGAGCTCCTCTGCATGCCGGCGCGAAGCCACTCCCGCGCGAGCCAGGTACTTCTGAAGTCGTTCAGCAGCCATGTGATGCCTTCGTGCCCGTCACTCGGGCTTGGGTCCCGCGGCGCCCCCTTCGGGCGTCTGCGGGGGCGTGTTCGTCAACAGGCCGGCGGCGGCCTTCTGACTCTTG encodes the following:
- a CDS encoding HEAT repeat domain-containing protein, which translates into the protein MRTGVRPLVVVLTLLLLAGCQGNRDQLLADLQSPRPEVRAQAVKALAKQGNAEDLVLFSRAAKDVAAIVRGEAAAALGESQDARVVDLLGELLEDPVEDVQGRAAMALAKVKNDKAKAYLTLQYGRRGRKTRQVIVQALKSANVPGAMAQVVAAESKAIWERNLLALNEGTLPERVGAAEELGKSGRPEAINRLMPLVRDSQVVMAAAAVRGLGDAGDRRAVPAIALLLDESFPELREASINALRKLQDPTAVPRLQAVAVEKSVVSGLAKDAIASLPRSPETDAALCAIALEGARREAISAARDMRSRGGCPLDPINERLSRPAGIEGALQAIIGLGPTAKATLPRVLPLLASADAAQRMLAVEAVGAIGDVSAAPALQKLYEQELKAIEAPRQDWIPTALPQTYGAGFDPSAPSETPSHPHSAQEEARAAKQNHLMDRVRALNAQRAREAGRVVVQPRVPSELSDDVEPLSLEPLAAVLRALGAVKAEGALALLKGYAGDASVTLRTAALVGLARMGPEGVEAAKGGMFEAERDLQTALAQALAEQGENGQNALVSLLPQFSSEKLVLLEALAQSGAPASASSALQEVVRQGGAEAVLAANILGRIKAKDAVETLSKVLDDPASVARREVLLALGEIGDTKAAEVVAKDLYHDLPEVRAAAVTALQKIGTNAQSEALDALKSDYYRRVREAASAALAKTGTVAEGAH
- a CDS encoding pseudouridine synthase; amino-acid sequence: MAAERLQKYLARAGVASRRHAEELITAGRVKVNNETVTELGSRVEPGTDLVMVDGKLVTPPENTSYYLLYKPAGVVTTLSDPQGRPTVASYVEEAGKRLFPVGRLDYDAEGALLFTDDGALAHKLTHPSFQVPRTYLAKVKGSPDTATLEKLRGGVRLEDGMATPLSVEVFEQAERNTWLKIVVAEGRPHLIKRLCAAVGHPVVRLYRPAYAGVGVGGLRPGELRPLTNSEVRLLQDVAEARMAPPEGAIGLPPRRHGRSAPGFMEADDGGEDFEPEVERPEPVVVKLPRAQEVPEGMRPAAAGRPARAAGKGRSEGGTGLARFGRGRTEGGDRPQRKEWKPRGEDGERPQRREWKPRAEGERPARKEWKPRAEGERPARKEWKPRAEGERPARKEWKSRDGGDRPARKEWKPRAEGERSERREWKPRGEGAGRPERREWKPRGEGERPARKEWKPRGEAGDRPERREWKPRGEGDRPARKEWKPRGEAGARPERREWKPRGEGAGRPERREWKPRGEGAGRPERREWKPRDEGDRPARKEWKPRGEGGDRPARKSWSPRGEGAAPGPRSRGTGAFGRTPRAGGDARPERRSARPEGEGEGGGGFVDWRKQKRREPGADWDSRRPGPGGGRGPRKPGGPRRPR
- a CDS encoding cyclic nucleotide-binding domain-containing protein produces the protein MEMRKLRDKATEAFAKGRFSKAAEIYEEYCKAEPKDYQARLRMGDAWAKAGQKDRAVSAYQLAATGFAREGFLPRAIAASKLILELDPAHKGVQRMLADLYARKSAGDDGASQRPSKPARRVELPAFTENMGVSMGPSVAPLELPEEDMEIPLHAPLEIPESPPVARAAAVEEPPDEELAVVQGVPMAHPPEAPAAPAPAPVQAQPPPQAPEVSSPPLDPVPIPITELLVRPRPAPSPAPEVPPAPVTSEPAASEPVQAFPPAPDPTPAATQGPPPPRAPEPPAPSVSARPPGLSPRSTPQRPSVSVPAVPTEPPRAAPAPAPVEAAPVQANMVASADETSLEVDLGRGVKKLAWAALSEPLFPVATAAKESAPVAAAPVSSAPPPAASSPAAPTPVAPAPAAATPAGSAPPGLRPRRPSEPGMPDMAVTPSPGRSAVVASSQPPVSTAFTEPDPEGDTLLHAVEAAAISGVKQRAAHSADGTHVEDEDILSLTEEVSAEAPAAGALPNIPLFSDLPQDAFIELFERCPLRRFSQGQRVFEQGSHGNAFYVICEGSVHVFRHEGSQRKELATLGSGAFFGEMALLSGAPRMASVESTTEDTQLLEISAPVLAELSRQHPQVARALKKFCRERMLSNVMSTSALFEPFGRKDRRVLVEKFRAREVKRNEIIVREGDRTDGLYVVLSGEVEARKGDQVLSRMREGELFGEISLLSKTPATATVMAIRRTSLLRLPREDFDALILTHPQILVLVSELSEQRLRRTEALTGTQVLELTAEDLLV